The following coding sequences lie in one Microvirga sp. 17 mud 1-3 genomic window:
- a CDS encoding response regulator, whose protein sequence is MTQLDDSKKLVLILEDEVLIGINLQDELQDAGYRIAGPFATCASALEWLQTSTPDAAILDAALKDGTCREISLELRKRAVPFVIYSGYGEDRELLAEFHQVPWIEKPVPLSVLVQACQQLLISPY, encoded by the coding sequence ATGACACAACTGGATGACAGCAAAAAGCTTGTGCTTATTTTGGAAGATGAAGTTCTAATCGGAATCAATCTTCAAGATGAGTTGCAGGATGCGGGCTATCGGATCGCAGGACCTTTTGCGACCTGCGCTTCAGCGCTCGAATGGCTTCAGACATCGACACCTGATGCGGCCATCCTCGACGCAGCGCTAAAGGATGGGACCTGCCGGGAGATTTCGCTTGAGTTGAGGAAGCGGGCGGTGCCGTTCGTGATCTATTCAGGCTATGGGGAGGATCGAGAGCTTCTCGCGGAGTTTCACCAAGTTCCCTGGATCGAAAAGCCGGTTCCACTGTCTGTGCTCGTCCAAGCCTGTCAGCAGCTTCTGATCAGTCCTTACTGA
- a CDS encoding GGDEF domain-containing protein, which translates to MTGLPNRRAFDETFEREWRQAIRSGSSLSLLYIDADLFKMYNDSCGHRMGDDLLRALAGTLTASIRRPHDLAARYGGEEFAVLLPETDRNGALSVAETIRQAVLAMGIRHDQSPHNVATISVGVASIRPSSGMLRSALLEAADDALYRAKAEGRNCVRVVATPVGR; encoded by the coding sequence TTGACGGGATTGCCCAATCGCCGCGCCTTTGATGAGACTTTCGAGCGGGAATGGCGACAGGCCATCCGATCCGGTTCCTCCCTGTCTCTTCTCTATATCGATGCGGATCTCTTCAAGATGTATAACGATAGCTGTGGTCACAGAATGGGTGACGACCTGCTGCGGGCATTGGCCGGTACGCTGACCGCCAGTATTCGACGGCCCCATGATCTTGCTGCCCGGTATGGCGGCGAAGAGTTCGCTGTGCTGCTTCCTGAAACAGATCGGAATGGAGCACTGTCCGTGGCCGAGACGATACGCCAAGCGGTCCTCGCAATGGGCATCCGGCATGACCAAAGCCCTCACAATGTTGCAACGATCAGCGTTGGCGTCGCATCGATCCGTCCATCCTCGGGAATGCTGCGGTCGGCTCTTCTCGAAGCTGCCGATGACGCGCTGTACCGGGCGAAGGCCGAAGGCCGCAATTGCGTCCGCGTGGTTGCCACTCCAGTCGGGAGATAA
- a CDS encoding DNA methyltransferase has product MNVPIFDGGLVTLGAELRALRRLRRMSQVRLAEAVSVVPETVAGLEAGRGTMNSLIPVLEALGGQFDGQSSGMPIPKWLRELRQARRLSQEEAALIAGLAKRTVIALERGHGNLTSLSALLTSFGLSARIVPYGSDSRWEQASKPFEIHHGDAGEVLKRFDDAQFDAVITDPPYGLGELTPDLVTEIVRTWSNGNDWDARASNFRSYMRTQGQKVHWDDTLSQPSVWVEVLRTLKPGAHAFVFSAPRTSDLISLSLRLAGFEVRDHIVRVYGTGLRMGMKVDGVLAKRRIRATRTNDEIARVFAKRRRFPTPGSRGEPRTGFDVSQEEIIEAFPETEEIFKQFGGVRGHLKPAHDTIIVARKPLMNGNLTDNVVRHGVGGINVGAALRQHPNGYMQLPTNIWDELGELPRYCHAPRPTRGELDRYLPEGMANSHPTAKPVSILQFLVQISTQPDAMVLDPFAGSGSTGCACMMEGRRFAGIEIDCEYAELARMRVTGWAAHIAGQIQAVSE; this is encoded by the coding sequence ATGAATGTCCCGATTTTCGATGGTGGTTTAGTCACGCTCGGTGCCGAACTTCGTGCCCTCCGTCGCCTCAGACGGATGTCTCAGGTTCGGCTGGCCGAGGCTGTCAGCGTCGTGCCGGAGACGGTCGCAGGGCTGGAAGCTGGGCGGGGGACCATGAACTCATTGATCCCAGTGTTGGAAGCTCTGGGGGGACAGTTCGACGGTCAGTCATCTGGTATGCCTATTCCGAAGTGGCTCCGAGAGCTTCGACAGGCCCGGCGTTTGTCTCAGGAGGAGGCCGCACTGATCGCGGGTCTGGCGAAGCGGACCGTGATTGCGCTCGAACGGGGACACGGAAATCTCACAAGCCTCTCCGCTCTTTTGACCAGCTTCGGCCTGTCAGCCCGCATCGTCCCATACGGCAGTGATAGCCGTTGGGAGCAGGCATCGAAGCCGTTCGAAATCCATCACGGCGACGCAGGCGAGGTCCTAAAACGATTTGATGACGCCCAGTTCGATGCCGTTATTACAGATCCTCCCTATGGCCTCGGAGAACTAACACCGGACCTCGTGACTGAAATTGTTCGAACCTGGAGCAACGGCAATGACTGGGACGCGAGGGCATCCAATTTCAGAAGCTACATGCGGACCCAAGGACAAAAGGTTCATTGGGACGATACACTCTCGCAGCCATCGGTCTGGGTTGAGGTTCTGAGGACTTTGAAGCCTGGAGCCCATGCATTTGTCTTCTCGGCTCCACGAACGAGTGATTTGATCAGCCTGAGCCTGCGGTTGGCTGGCTTTGAGGTTCGTGATCACATCGTGCGAGTTTACGGAACTGGCCTACGCATGGGCATGAAAGTGGATGGCGTCCTGGCGAAACGCCGGATACGGGCAACGAGAACCAACGACGAGATTGCGCGGGTTTTTGCCAAGCGTCGGCGCTTTCCAACGCCAGGATCGAGGGGAGAACCAAGGACAGGGTTTGATGTGAGCCAGGAGGAAATTATCGAGGCGTTTCCGGAAACCGAGGAAATCTTCAAACAGTTTGGTGGTGTGCGCGGTCACCTGAAACCGGCCCACGATACGATCATCGTTGCCCGCAAACCGCTGATGAATGGAAATCTGACTGATAACGTTGTTCGTCATGGTGTCGGCGGCATCAATGTTGGGGCAGCGCTACGTCAACATCCAAACGGTTATATGCAACTCCCGACCAACATCTGGGACGAACTTGGCGAACTTCCCCGGTATTGCCATGCGCCGCGACCGACGCGAGGCGAGCTTGATCGGTACCTGCCGGAGGGAATGGCGAACTCACACCCCACGGCTAAACCGGTGTCAATCTTACAGTTCTTGGTTCAGATCTCGACTCAGCCAGACGCCATGGTGCTCGATCCCTTCGCGGGCAGTGGCTCGACGGGATGCGCCTGTATGATGGAGGGGCGTCGCTTCGCCGGAATAGAGATAGATTGTGAATATGCTGAACTTGCCCGAATGCGTGTTACTGGTTGGGCAGCACACATCGCTGGTCAAATCCAGGCGGTGTCGGAATGA
- a CDS encoding NAD-dependent deacylase gives MNIFVLTGAGISAASGLGTFRDKDGLWTHFDPMKLATPEAFARDPNEVHAFYNMRRRNLIEAEPNAAHHALARLEAGLGARGGRLFLCTQNIDDLHERAGSQQVTHMHGELLKARCVQCNAVTLWHEDLSIETPCLSCGCAGGLRPHVVWFGELPLFMDAIYDAMLDADLFVAIGTSGSVYPAAGFVSEARGHGIRTCEINLEPSDNARRFDERRYGPASEAIPAWVKDVLTA, from the coding sequence ATGAACATCTTCGTACTGACTGGCGCGGGCATATCCGCAGCGAGCGGCCTTGGGACCTTCCGTGACAAGGATGGTCTGTGGACTCACTTCGATCCCATGAAGCTGGCGACACCAGAGGCGTTCGCCCGAGATCCCAATGAGGTCCACGCATTCTACAACATGCGGCGACGAAACCTGATTGAGGCTGAGCCCAACGCTGCCCACCATGCTTTGGCTCGGCTCGAAGCTGGTTTGGGGGCGCGAGGAGGACGCTTATTCCTCTGCACCCAGAACATTGATGACCTGCATGAGCGTGCTGGATCACAGCAGGTGACCCACATGCACGGTGAGCTACTGAAGGCGCGTTGCGTGCAGTGCAATGCGGTTACACTTTGGCACGAGGATCTCAGCATCGAGACACCCTGCCTTTCCTGTGGCTGTGCAGGTGGCCTACGCCCGCATGTCGTCTGGTTCGGTGAGTTGCCACTCTTCATGGACGCCATCTACGATGCCATGCTTGACGCAGACCTCTTCGTGGCGATTGGGACCTCAGGCTCTGTCTATCCGGCTGCGGGGTTCGTGTCGGAGGCACGTGGGCACGGCATCCGCACCTGCGAGATCAACCTTGAGCCGTCCGACAACGCTCGCCGGTTCGACGAAAGGCGATATGGGCCAGCGAGTGAGGCCATTCCTGCATGGGTTAAGGATGTGCTTACGGCCTGA
- a CDS encoding recombinase family protein, with product MLVGLARTSTTDQKAGLEHQIEMLKKLGCEKLFVEETSSVGQRPVLEQATDWVREGDALCVTTLSRLARSVPHLWQIIQRLEEKKVSLRIIDMGVDTATSNGRLLLNLIGSIVQWEREILLERQKIGIKKAQKDGKFRGRVPVARRQTDEIIRLKNEGMAPADIAKALKVGRSSVYRVLADNPIRIKG from the coding sequence ATGCTGGTGGGGTTGGCTCGGACATCGACGACGGACCAGAAGGCTGGCCTGGAGCATCAGATCGAGATGCTCAAAAAGCTCGGGTGCGAAAAACTGTTTGTCGAGGAGACCTCCTCAGTCGGTCAGCGTCCGGTCTTGGAGCAGGCCACTGACTGGGTACGTGAGGGAGATGCCCTCTGTGTGACGACGCTCTCTAGGCTGGCAAGGTCAGTGCCTCACCTTTGGCAGATCATCCAGCGCCTTGAAGAGAAGAAAGTCAGCCTTCGTATCATTGATATGGGCGTAGATACAGCGACCTCAAACGGGCGTCTTCTCCTGAATCTAATTGGTTCAATAGTTCAATGGGAGCGTGAGATTCTGCTTGAACGTCAAAAAATCGGAATCAAAAAAGCCCAAAAGGACGGCAAATTCCGAGGTCGGGTTCCCGTGGCTCGCCGTCAGACGGACGAAATCATTCGATTAAAGAACGAGGGCATGGCCCCAGCAGACATCGCCAAAGCCCTGAAAGTAGGACGGTCCAGCGTCTATAGGGTGTTGGCCGATAATCCGATCAGGATCAAAGGATAA
- a CDS encoding cache domain-containing protein, whose amino-acid sequence MKRSSSLYLYLLAAVVVLGILAISSRSIYEDRESAWREAEKSSHNLLKTLSRDIASRINLVDLSLRGAIEGLRTPEFQKLPPDIQHGRLFDRAATVSFTGTFFVLDANGDLVADGGSIIAPRPWNSAGREYFQVHKTNRLTGLYLGHPHKSTAANDDLSIILSRRISGRNGEFGGVVAARISLSGLHDLLKSLDLGLNGSVSLFRADGILLMRHPYDADKIGRDLSDAPTVKRFIREDSGQFEGTAALDGVRRFYTFERVDHFPLVLSVALSVDEIVAPWRRKALVLGLVTGVLCSAVVGLLVVFRRELQRRTRAEAELSRLARTYLDGIAQSPRL is encoded by the coding sequence ATGAAGCGGTCTTCCAGTCTTTACCTTTACCTGCTTGCAGCCGTGGTCGTGCTCGGTATCCTGGCGATCTCCAGCCGAAGCATTTATGAGGACCGTGAGTCCGCATGGCGCGAAGCCGAAAAGTCGTCCCATAACCTGCTGAAGACCCTCTCGCGAGATATCGCGAGTCGCATCAACCTCGTAGACCTGTCCCTGAGAGGAGCCATTGAAGGGCTGCGGACCCCGGAATTTCAAAAATTGCCGCCAGACATCCAACATGGGAGGCTCTTTGATCGCGCGGCGACGGTTTCATTCACTGGGACGTTCTTCGTTCTTGATGCGAATGGTGATCTGGTTGCTGATGGCGGTTCGATCATTGCACCGCGCCCCTGGAACTCGGCGGGGCGCGAGTATTTTCAGGTCCATAAAACGAACCGCCTCACTGGTCTGTATCTCGGGCATCCACATAAGAGCACGGCTGCGAACGATGATTTGAGCATCATTCTCTCTCGGCGGATTTCGGGGCGGAATGGCGAGTTCGGAGGTGTTGTTGCCGCGCGAATATCGCTATCAGGCTTGCATGATCTGTTGAAGAGCCTCGATCTTGGTTTGAACGGCTCGGTTAGTCTGTTTCGAGCCGATGGCATCCTTCTCATGCGGCACCCCTACGACGCCGACAAAATCGGTCGGGACCTGAGTGATGCGCCGACCGTCAAGCGCTTCATCCGCGAGGATTCCGGTCAGTTTGAAGGAACAGCCGCACTCGATGGCGTCCGTCGCTTCTACACCTTCGAGCGGGTGGATCACTTTCCCCTGGTCCTCTCTGTTGCCCTATCCGTAGACGAAATTGTTGCACCCTGGCGGCGAAAAGCACTGGTTCTGGGTCTTGTGACCGGCGTTCTCTGCTCTGCTGTGGTGGGCTTACTGGTTGTCTTTCGCCGCGAATTACAGCGCCGCACACGAGCAGAAGCGGAGCTTTCACGACTGGCGCGAACGTACCTTGACGGGATTGCCCAATCGCCGCGCCTTTGA
- a CDS encoding integration host factor subunit beta encodes MIKSELVQRLCEQNPHMYQRDIEKVVNAILDTITDALAQGGRSEIRGFGSFAVRKRGARTGRNPRTGEVVSISEKAVPVFKTGKEMRRRLNPAPQKRGGKRSEGSAVDARSHADA; translated from the coding sequence ATGATCAAATCCGAACTCGTTCAAAGGCTTTGTGAGCAGAATCCTCACATGTACCAGCGTGATATCGAGAAGGTTGTGAATGCGATCCTCGATACTATTACTGATGCCTTGGCTCAGGGTGGCAGGTCCGAGATTCGCGGCTTCGGCAGTTTTGCGGTGAGGAAGCGGGGTGCCCGCACGGGACGAAATCCGCGCACGGGGGAAGTCGTTTCCATCTCCGAAAAGGCAGTCCCAGTCTTCAAGACGGGGAAGGAAATGCGTCGCCGTCTCAATCCCGCGCCACAAAAGCGTGGTGGGAAGAGAAGCGAAGGAAGTGCTGTTGACGCTAGGAGCCACGCAGACGCCTGA
- a CDS encoding metal-dependent hydrolase: MKITWFGHSAFRLDFAGNVVLIDPFFTGNPAFEGSRDKACEGVTHILVTHGHGDHVGDTVEIAKKTGATVVTNFDLCMYLASQGVEKFDPMNTGGTIAQDGFTVSMVRADHSAGLVEMGVNFPLGSANGLIVKAPGEPTVYHMGDTDIFGDMALIAEIHQPDVAMVPIGDRFTMGSEVAALAVQRFFKLKAAIPCHYGSFPIIEKTADRFVAAMDGKGTQVVVPHKTVGVTI, translated from the coding sequence ATGAAAATCACCTGGTTCGGCCATTCGGCCTTCCGACTCGACTTCGCCGGCAACGTTGTGCTCATCGATCCGTTCTTCACCGGAAACCCGGCCTTCGAGGGCAGCCGGGACAAGGCTTGTGAGGGCGTCACCCACATCCTCGTCACCCACGGCCACGGGGACCACGTGGGCGACACGGTCGAGATCGCCAAGAAAACCGGCGCGACCGTGGTGACGAATTTCGACCTGTGCATGTATCTGGCCAGCCAGGGAGTCGAGAAATTCGACCCCATGAACACGGGCGGCACCATCGCGCAGGACGGCTTCACGGTGAGCATGGTCCGGGCCGACCATTCGGCCGGTCTCGTCGAGATGGGCGTGAATTTCCCCCTGGGCAGCGCCAACGGCCTGATCGTCAAGGCGCCGGGGGAGCCGACAGTTTATCACATGGGCGATACGGACATCTTCGGCGACATGGCCCTGATCGCCGAGATCCATCAGCCGGATGTGGCCATGGTGCCGATCGGCGACCGCTTCACCATGGGCAGCGAGGTCGCGGCCCTGGCCGTGCAGCGCTTTTTCAAGCTCAAGGCCGCGATTCCCTGCCATTACGGCTCGTTCCCGATCATCGAGAAGACCGCCGACCGTTTCGTGGCCGCCATGGACGGGAAGGGCACCCAGGTGGTGGTGCCGCACAAGACCGTCGGCGTGACGATCTGA
- a CDS encoding heparin lyase I family protein codes for MITLTVPSNNGWLVMAHYQRSFQTFSCFAAMIGASLLAAPAYSQTIRDDFTGSTISTENWFVCQRDENEFKITAAPGQPFRGVRTLVHPRTDQLTSEKFAHSGCRTPGGPYQPGKDERAELWEADDISQEIGTDVWYRFSMYIDPAIRQTSPRLVIGQWKQPGGFSPIVAQRFDGRSFKITIQQDNDTPSHPDDLECRIWVAVDGNSKIPVGSSVGHSNTAIALKTKRPEVSGPILPSMDIDVDDGLPDITSKSTIKQSCKAGLKIETFGKLPGAFNRWTEMVYHIRAKPNKNGLLEVWADGKPIVRVTGRIGYRTAPGISRQYFKFGPYRNREPYDAYAMIATYRRGSKQVEVQKSP; via the coding sequence ATGATTACCCTGACAGTCCCTTCCAATAATGGTTGGCTGGTCATGGCACACTATCAGCGCAGTTTTCAGACGTTCTCCTGCTTCGCAGCTATGATCGGAGCATCGCTTCTGGCGGCTCCAGCATACTCACAAACGATACGGGATGACTTCACAGGCTCGACAATCTCAACCGAGAACTGGTTCGTGTGCCAGCGAGACGAAAACGAGTTCAAGATCACAGCCGCGCCGGGCCAGCCGTTTCGTGGGGTTCGCACTCTCGTCCATCCCCGGACAGACCAACTGACCAGCGAAAAGTTTGCCCATTCCGGTTGTCGCACGCCCGGCGGCCCTTACCAGCCGGGCAAAGACGAGCGAGCAGAACTTTGGGAAGCCGATGATATCTCTCAAGAGATCGGAACCGACGTGTGGTACCGGTTTTCGATGTACATCGACCCAGCCATTCGTCAAACGAGCCCGCGTCTTGTGATTGGCCAGTGGAAGCAACCGGGCGGCTTCAGCCCTATTGTCGCACAGCGCTTCGATGGCCGCTCCTTCAAGATCACTATCCAACAGGATAACGACACCCCCAGCCATCCTGACGATCTCGAATGTCGGATTTGGGTGGCCGTAGACGGGAACAGTAAGATCCCGGTCGGTTCGTCGGTGGGCCATTCCAACACAGCCATAGCGCTCAAGACAAAGCGCCCTGAAGTGAGCGGTCCAATCCTTCCATCGATGGATATCGATGTGGACGACGGATTACCCGACATTACCTCCAAATCAACAATAAAACAGAGTTGCAAAGCTGGTTTGAAGATTGAAACCTTCGGCAAGCTCCCAGGTGCATTCAACCGTTGGACTGAGATGGTCTATCACATTAGAGCTAAGCCCAACAAAAATGGATTGCTTGAAGTTTGGGCTGATGGGAAGCCCATTGTCCGAGTCACTGGCCGGATCGGCTATCGCACCGCTCCAGGCATAAGCCGGCAATATTTTAAGTTCGGCCCCTATCGCAATCGCGAACCTTATGACGCTTATGCGATGATAGCGACGTACCGGCGCGGTTCGAAGCAGGTCGAGGTCCAAAAATCTCCGTAG
- the mtnN gene encoding 5'-methylthioadenosine/S-adenosylhomocysteine nucleosidase, which yields MTTGILCATPEEFDALHHRLKFDKASLTLAGFEFWKGQVPNRSRPIVLAQSGIGKVNAATLATILFTTFGCDDLIFSGVAGALTDLEVGSVVLVTRGATHDYGLVSNGVFTCVADGDYPLPGVAKPLQNLSPVPAQVEQTMAHLRDRMADNLTIRLGSVLSGDVFINCQDARTRLQALGGDIVDMESSAVLEVARRFGKAAYIVRTISDGAGDDSHLSYAEMVATVAHNSALCVEDLLRIMP from the coding sequence ATGACCACAGGTATTCTCTGCGCGACACCCGAAGAATTCGACGCGCTTCATCATCGGCTCAAGTTTGACAAGGCGTCCCTGACCCTGGCTGGGTTTGAGTTCTGGAAGGGACAGGTTCCGAACCGCTCTCGCCCCATCGTCCTGGCCCAATCCGGCATCGGTAAGGTCAACGCTGCCACATTAGCGACGATTCTGTTCACGACTTTCGGCTGCGACGACCTGATTTTCTCCGGTGTCGCTGGAGCCTTGACCGATCTTGAGGTCGGCTCAGTGGTGCTGGTCACCAGGGGAGCTACCCACGATTATGGTCTGGTGAGCAATGGCGTCTTCACCTGTGTCGCAGACGGCGATTATCCATTGCCGGGAGTTGCGAAGCCCTTGCAGAACCTTTCGCCTGTCCCAGCCCAAGTTGAGCAAACCATGGCGCACCTCCGGGACCGGATGGCCGACAACCTCACCATTCGGCTCGGCTCTGTCCTGTCAGGGGACGTGTTTATCAACTGCCAGGATGCCCGGACTCGCTTGCAAGCCCTGGGCGGGGACATCGTGGATATGGAGTCATCGGCAGTCCTCGAAGTGGCCCGCCGTTTCGGGAAAGCAGCCTATATTGTTCGCACCATCTCGGATGGGGCAGGGGACGACAGCCATCTTTCGTACGCTGAAATGGTGGCTACCGTCGCCCACAACTCGGCGCTTTGCGTTGAGGATCTGCTTAGGATCATGCCATGA
- the ruvX gene encoding Holliday junction resolvase RuvX: MQGLSPRARLMGVDLGTKTIGLALSDVERRIATPLETIKRVKFTPDAQRLKALIDRHDIGGLVIGLPLNMDGTEGPRAQATRAFVRNFKPIYGGPILFWDERLSTMAVTRTLLDADASRAKRAEAVDKMAAAYILQGALDRYERIAAAEEDAADDAQLRSEFDLDMPPESGAMDD, translated from the coding sequence ATGCAGGGGCTTTCCCCCCGTGCGCGCCTGATGGGTGTCGACCTCGGCACGAAGACCATCGGCCTCGCCCTGTCCGACGTGGAAAGGCGGATCGCGACCCCGCTCGAGACGATCAAACGGGTGAAGTTCACGCCAGATGCGCAGCGCCTGAAGGCCCTGATCGACCGACACGACATAGGCGGACTGGTGATCGGCCTGCCGCTCAACATGGACGGGACCGAAGGCCCCCGGGCGCAGGCGACCCGCGCCTTCGTGCGCAACTTCAAGCCGATCTACGGTGGGCCGATTCTGTTCTGGGACGAGCGGCTCTCCACCATGGCCGTAACCCGAACCCTTCTCGATGCGGATGCCTCCCGCGCCAAGCGGGCGGAAGCCGTGGACAAAATGGCGGCCGCCTACATTCTCCAGGGCGCCCTCGACCGCTACGAACGAATCGCCGCCGCCGAGGAGGATGCTGCGGACGACGCGCAGCTGCGCTCGGAATTCGACCTCGACATGCCGCCCGAAAGCGGCGCCATGGACGATTGA
- a CDS encoding adenylate/guanylate cyclase domain-containing protein, translating to MQPETRYARSGDLHIAYQVFGAGSVDLVLVPGFISNVEETWDNPSAARWLERLGRFARVITFDKRGTGLSDRAGSVPTLDERMDDARAVMDAAYSERAVLLGISEGGALAILFAASHPDRCSSLILYGAFATFSGWYPTEKKLAAFYRYVEEKWGTGESVWKYAPSMANDAGFKKIWARHERVGATPAAAKALMRMNQEIDISGVLNAIRVPTLVIHRTEDIAVGIEDGRFLAQHIPHARLAEFAGTDHLPYIGENADDIANEIQEFVTGSRAAVEVDRVLATVLLTDIVGSTKRASDLGDRRWRTLLDQHDNLVRQEISRFRGQEVKSLGDGFLATFDGPARAVWCAAAIIGVAHSLGLQIRCGLHTGEIELKGQDIAGIAVHIAARIAAQAQGGQVLVSRTVRDLVAGSGLRFVDEGTRSLKGLSDKARVFSVAV from the coding sequence ATGCAACCTGAGACCCGCTATGCGAGAAGTGGCGATCTTCACATCGCCTATCAAGTTTTCGGCGCGGGCTCCGTCGATCTTGTGCTTGTGCCTGGATTCATCTCGAACGTAGAGGAGACCTGGGACAATCCGAGTGCAGCACGCTGGCTAGAGCGGCTCGGTCGATTTGCCCGTGTGATCACATTCGATAAGCGAGGTACAGGTCTGTCGGACCGGGCAGGGTCCGTGCCGACCCTCGACGAGCGAATGGATGACGCCAGAGCCGTGATGGACGCGGCTTATTCCGAGCGTGCCGTTCTGCTGGGCATCTCGGAAGGGGGGGCCCTTGCCATCCTTTTCGCGGCGAGCCATCCGGACCGCTGCTCGTCACTGATCCTTTATGGCGCGTTTGCAACGTTCTCCGGCTGGTATCCGACCGAAAAGAAGCTGGCCGCGTTCTATCGGTACGTTGAAGAGAAATGGGGCACGGGCGAGAGCGTGTGGAAATATGCTCCGTCGATGGCTAACGACGCCGGGTTCAAGAAGATTTGGGCTCGCCATGAGCGGGTGGGCGCAACGCCCGCTGCCGCCAAAGCCCTTATGCGGATGAACCAAGAGATCGATATTTCCGGTGTGTTGAACGCCATCCGCGTCCCGACGCTGGTGATTCACCGGACGGAGGACATCGCAGTGGGCATCGAGGATGGTCGCTTCTTAGCCCAGCACATCCCGCATGCGCGTCTGGCGGAATTTGCGGGGACGGATCACCTGCCCTACATTGGCGAGAACGCAGACGACATCGCCAATGAGATCCAGGAGTTCGTAACCGGTTCTCGGGCTGCTGTGGAGGTGGATCGCGTCCTTGCTACGGTTTTGCTCACGGACATCGTAGGCTCAACCAAGCGGGCATCGGACCTTGGTGATCGCCGCTGGCGCACATTATTGGATCAGCACGATAACCTCGTGCGCCAGGAAATCTCCCGATTTCGAGGGCAGGAAGTGAAGTCACTTGGCGATGGTTTTCTTGCTACATTCGATGGGCCTGCGCGAGCAGTTTGGTGCGCGGCGGCTATCATCGGTGTGGCGCACTCCCTTGGCTTGCAAATCCGTTGTGGCCTGCACACTGGTGAGATCGAGTTAAAGGGCCAGGACATTGCCGGAATCGCGGTTCACATCGCAGCCCGTATCGCAGCCCAAGCTCAGGGCGGTCAGGTGCTGGTGTCGCGGACAGTTCGCGATTTGGTGGCGGGCTCTGGTCTCCGGTTTGTTGATGAAGGCACTCGTTCCCTGAAGGGTTTATCCGATAAGGCTCGGGTGTTCTCTGTGGCGGTCTAG
- a CDS encoding nitronate monooxygenase family protein: MWPDRRFQDFFGIELPIIQAPMAGSVGSEMVIAVSEAGGLGSLPCAMLNPEQMRNELGVIRQRTSRPINLNFFCHRPPKADPVREAAWKQRLEGYYVELGLDPQVLVPAAARAPFDDTMCDLVEEFRPEVVSFHFGLPEPTLVKRVKATGAKVVSSATTVDEARWLESQGCDAIIAQGYEAGGHRGIFLTSDISTQAGTMALVPQIVDAVSVPVIAAGGIADARGIVAALALGASAVQIGTAYLFSPEAKVSSIHRNALKRAKDNDTVLTNVFTGRPARGIVNRVVHEVGPMSDLAPVFPLASGALAPIRSKAEAGGSGDFSPLWAGQAAALGREAPAGELTQQLGLDVLAILSRLNPAGGASSA, translated from the coding sequence ATGTGGCCAGATCGTCGCTTCCAAGATTTCTTTGGCATCGAATTGCCAATCATTCAGGCCCCAATGGCGGGTTCAGTCGGGTCCGAGATGGTGATCGCGGTCTCTGAAGCAGGCGGACTTGGCTCCCTGCCTTGTGCAATGCTCAACCCTGAGCAGATGAGGAACGAGCTTGGGGTCATTCGCCAGAGGACTTCCCGGCCCATCAACCTCAATTTCTTCTGCCACCGACCACCAAAGGCTGACCCGGTACGGGAGGCTGCCTGGAAACAGCGTCTGGAAGGCTACTACGTCGAACTCGGGCTTGATCCACAAGTGCTCGTTCCTGCTGCGGCTCGTGCCCCGTTCGACGACACCATGTGTGACCTTGTGGAAGAGTTTAGACCTGAGGTCGTTAGCTTCCATTTCGGTTTGCCTGAACCAACTCTCGTGAAACGCGTCAAGGCAACAGGCGCAAAGGTCGTCTCGTCGGCCACCACGGTGGATGAAGCGCGATGGCTAGAGAGCCAAGGGTGCGATGCCATCATTGCCCAAGGTTACGAAGCAGGCGGGCATCGTGGGATCTTCCTAACCAGCGACATCTCGACTCAAGCGGGTACGATGGCGCTGGTGCCCCAGATTGTAGATGCTGTGAGCGTACCGGTGATCGCCGCAGGCGGGATCGCGGACGCACGGGGCATCGTTGCCGCCCTCGCGTTAGGAGCCTCAGCAGTCCAGATCGGAACCGCCTATCTCTTCTCTCCCGAAGCCAAAGTTAGTTCGATCCATCGTAATGCTCTTAAACGAGCAAAGGACAATGACACCGTTCTTACGAATGTGTTCACAGGTCGGCCTGCCCGTGGAATCGTTAACCGGGTCGTGCACGAGGTCGGCCCTATGTCGGATCTTGCGCCGGTGTTTCCGCTCGCTTCTGGTGCGTTGGCTCCGATCCGCTCAAAAGCTGAGGCAGGCGGATCAGGTGATTTTTCGCCCTTGTGGGCGGGTCAGGCCGCTGCTCTCGGGCGAGAAGCTCCGGCTGGTGAACTCACGCAGCAACTCGGCTTAGATGTGCTTGCCATCCTCTCCCGCTTGAACCCTGCTGGTGGGGCTTCTTCGGCTTAA